GGAGTTCCGACGCCATGCATTTGTCAAGGCCGTATATCCTCGCAATACCGTCGCCCACGGAAACGACGGAGCCGATCTCGCTGACATCGACCTTCTTCTCGAAGTCCGTTATCTGTTTCTTTAAGAGTTCACTGATCTCTGCGACATTAATCTCCATAGAATCACCTCTTTATAAGATCATCTTTAAGAAGCCGTAACTGGCCCTTTATACTGCTGTCGTACATGGTGCTCCCAACCTTTACCAGCAGCCCGCCGAGGAGAGAGGGGTCAACACGATACTCAAGGTCAATATCCCTTCCCGTGAGCCGCTTCAGTGAAGCCTTTAGAGCGTCGTCATATTTTCTGTCCGTGTCGATGGGGGTCACCACAAAGGCCCTTGCCCTCTTCTTCTTTTCGAGATAGAGCGCCGTCATACTCTCTATGAATCCGGGGAGGGAACCGATGACCGACTCTTCTGAGAGATGGAGAATGAGCCTTATGGTATAATCGGAGAGTTTCAAACCTCCCGGACCCTTTCTCAGTATTCTCTCCCGCTCTTCGCCGGTAAAGAGGGGGTTTTCGAGGAGGCCTCTGAATTCGTGGCTTTTCCCCATGAGCTCCTTCACTGCCGTGAGTTCCGCCACCGCCCCTGGCACGTCATCAACGCCGACCATGTTCAGGAACATCTTCGCGTATCTC
This portion of the Thermodesulfovibrionales bacterium genome encodes:
- the atpH gene encoding ATP synthase F1 subunit delta, with the protein product MKSAKASIKRYAKMFLNMVGVDDVPGAVAELTAVKELMGKSHEFRGLLENPLFTGEERERILRKGPGGLKLSDYTIRLILHLSEESVIGSLPGFIESMTALYLEKKKRARAFVVTPIDTDRKYDDALKASLKRLTGRDIDLEYRVDPSLLGGLLVKVGSTMYDSSIKGQLRLLKDDLIKR